The Tissierellales bacterium genome contains a region encoding:
- a CDS encoding glycoside hydrolase family 3 N-terminal domain-containing protein → MNFYKKLASILLGVLMLLISILPSSRVSASATVDQIIADMTLEEKVGQMFMPDFRNWGKDGNGNPIPFTVMNEKVAKIIQEYHLGGVILFRENVANTEQTVKLVHGLQEASEDIPLLITIDQEGGLVTRLQTGTNMPGNMALGAANDQKLAEEIGEAIGAELNSLGINVNFAPVLDVNVNPANPVIGIRSFGADPDLVSKMGVGYIKGLQNSKVAATAKHFPGHGDTATDSHFGLPVVEHDRETLEAIDLKPFQAAMDNNIDMIMTAHIVLPAIDNDKAESIKDGSEIGIPATLSQKILTGLIREEMNYNGVVVTDALNMQAITEHFGPEDAVIRSINAGADIVLMPAIVWDESQVENLDKVYNAVIDAVNSGEISEEKINESVRRILTLKINRNIIGKEDSRSLDEKIANAKTIVGSKEHKEIERRAAEKAVTLIKNEDNTLPFNLDNGKKVLLLSNQQDRLNLMELEMNNIIEKLGVTNVTIDKSLYSNGSLTDKIKNQIDSADYIIMETYNLNSNSVFPIEASQYANEKNKKLATMSSRNPYDIAYLPDVKANIAIYGSSGYDQTQQGEAALPINIPVGLDTIFGLVNPTGKLPVSIPKVNDLGNLYEIGYGLTYQPKVDKDELEKIITEAESLNKEEYTKESWNALEKALNIAKDIYNKDNVNQDEIDETKLNLEKAINALIKKTDQNEANKVIDQINKLPALDKLTLKDKKKVQSARAAYDKLTEAQSALVTNLNVLEEAEKKIAKLEKEPGTPGKPNKPNKPTPPKGKPKGGLPKTGDSNKLNFYISGLMLVILGVALKKKNI, encoded by the coding sequence ATGAATTTTTACAAGAAACTAGCTTCAATTCTTTTAGGGGTGTTAATGCTATTAATATCGATACTTCCATCATCAAGGGTTAGTGCTAGCGCAACTGTTGACCAAATTATAGCGGACATGACCTTAGAAGAAAAAGTGGGACAAATGTTCATGCCTGATTTTAGAAATTGGGGAAAGGATGGAAATGGTAATCCTATACCATTTACCGTTATGAATGAAAAAGTAGCCAAGATTATTCAAGAATATCATTTAGGAGGCGTTATACTTTTTAGAGAAAATGTTGCGAATACAGAGCAAACTGTAAAGCTTGTTCATGGATTACAAGAAGCCTCTGAAGATATTCCACTACTTATAACTATAGACCAAGAAGGTGGACTTGTTACTAGGCTCCAAACTGGAACCAATATGCCAGGAAATATGGCCCTAGGTGCAGCTAATGATCAAAAATTAGCAGAGGAAATTGGAGAAGCAATAGGGGCAGAATTAAACTCCTTAGGTATAAATGTCAATTTTGCACCAGTATTAGACGTTAATGTTAATCCTGCTAATCCTGTTATAGGAATTAGATCTTTTGGTGCTGACCCTGATTTAGTTTCTAAAATGGGAGTTGGATATATTAAAGGATTACAAAATTCTAAGGTTGCTGCAACAGCTAAACATTTCCCAGGCCATGGAGATACAGCAACAGATTCACATTTTGGACTTCCAGTTGTAGAGCATGATAGAGAAACTTTAGAAGCTATAGATCTAAAGCCTTTCCAAGCAGCAATGGACAATAATATAGATATGATTATGACTGCACATATTGTGCTTCCTGCTATAGACAATGATAAAGCTGAATCTATAAAGGATGGTAGTGAAATTGGAATACCAGCAACTTTATCACAAAAAATCTTAACAGGTCTAATAAGGGAAGAAATGAATTATAATGGTGTCGTAGTGACAGATGCATTAAATATGCAGGCAATAACAGAGCATTTCGGACCAGAAGATGCAGTAATAAGATCTATTAATGCTGGGGCAGATATAGTACTCATGCCAGCTATAGTCTGGGACGAATCCCAAGTGGAAAATTTAGATAAAGTATATAATGCAGTAATAGATGCAGTTAATTCTGGAGAAATAAGTGAAGAAAAAATTAATGAGTCTGTTAGAAGAATTTTAACATTAAAAATCAATAGAAATATTATAGGAAAAGAAGACTCTAGATCATTAGATGAAAAAATAGCAAATGCCAAAACTATTGTGGGTTCAAAAGAACATAAGGAAATTGAAAGAAGAGCAGCAGAAAAAGCAGTAACTTTAATAAAAAATGAAGATAATACTTTACCTTTTAATTTAGACAATGGAAAAAAAGTTTTACTATTATCTAATCAGCAAGATAGACTAAATTTAATGGAACTAGAAATGAATAATATAATAGAAAAATTAGGGGTTACAAATGTTACAATTGACAAAAGTCTATACAGTAACGGGTCCTTAACTGATAAAATTAAGAATCAAATTGATTCTGCCGACTATATTATTATGGAAACATATAATTTAAATTCTAATTCTGTATTCCCCATAGAAGCAAGTCAATATGCTAATGAAAAAAATAAGAAACTTGCTACTATGTCTTCAAGAAATCCTTATGATATAGCGTATTTACCAGATGTGAAGGCTAATATAGCAATATATGGTTCTAGTGGATATGATCAAACCCAACAAGGAGAAGCAGCTCTTCCAATTAATATACCTGTAGGCCTAGATACTATATTTGGTTTAGTAAATCCAACTGGAAAACTTCCAGTCTCTATTCCAAAAGTTAATGATTTAGGCAATTTATATGAAATTGGATATGGTCTAACCTACCAACCAAAGGTTGATAAAGATGAACTAGAAAAAATAATTACTGAAGCCGAAAGTTTAAATAAAGAAGAATATACAAAAGAAAGCTGGAATGCATTAGAAAAAGCTTTAAATATAGCAAAAGACATATACAATAAAGACAACGTAAACCAAGATGAAATAGATGAAACTAAACTAAATTTAGAGAAAGCTATTAATGCTTTAATCAAAAAAACAGATCAAAATGAAGCCAATAAAGTAATAGATCAAATAAATAAGCTACCGGCATTGGATAAGTTAACTTTAAAAGATAAGAAAAAAGTACAATCAGCAAGAGCAGCTTATGATAAATTAACAGAGGCACAAAGCGCCTTAGTAACAAATCTTAATGTGCTGGAAGAAGCAGAGAAAAAAATAGCCAAATTAGAAAAGGAACCGGGAACTCCAGGAAAACCAAATAAGCCTAACAAGCCAACGCCACCAAAAGGAAAACCTAAAGGTGGGCTACCTAAAACAGGTGATAGTAATAAATTAAACTTTTATATTAGTGGACTAATGTTAGTCATATTAGGTGTAGCTTTAAAGAAAAAAAATATTTAA
- a CDS encoding sugar-binding transcriptional regulator, producing the protein MDSYKNRELVKVAYYYYKKELTQNEISKKMGMSRQRVNRLLKKAREKGIVKIQIADVEKYDFELETKLEEKFNLKESVVTFSIDDENVTLDLGIAGAKYLEELVEKGDMIGVTWGRTLSEVAMRLSDHKDYEMPVVQLVGGMNIAYTALKPDEITRTIAEKFGGTPYLLYSPASVENKETKDAIMSDNSIKKTFNMMEKCNIIVVGIGELTKDSTLYTQKYFNEKYISHLVELGCVGDIGFGWYDKNGNVVKHDYLDRTIGYDIFENKNDALVVAVAGEEKKYEAILGALRGNFIDVLITDRNMAQKLVET; encoded by the coding sequence ATGGATAGTTATAAAAATAGAGAGTTAGTAAAAGTTGCATATTATTATTACAAAAAAGAATTGACTCAAAATGAAATATCAAAAAAGATGGGCATGTCAAGACAAAGAGTTAATAGATTGTTGAAAAAGGCCCGAGAAAAGGGAATTGTAAAAATACAGATTGCAGATGTTGAAAAATATGATTTTGAATTAGAAACAAAATTAGAAGAAAAATTTAATCTTAAGGAAAGTGTAGTAACTTTTTCTATTGATGATGAAAACGTAACCTTAGACCTGGGAATAGCAGGTGCAAAGTACTTAGAAGAATTAGTAGAAAAGGGGGATATGATAGGGGTAACTTGGGGAAGAACACTGTCTGAAGTAGCCATGAGATTGTCAGACCATAAGGACTATGAAATGCCAGTAGTACAACTAGTTGGGGGAATGAATATTGCATATACAGCTTTAAAGCCTGATGAAATAACTAGAACTATAGCTGAAAAATTTGGAGGTACTCCCTATCTGTTATATTCTCCAGCAAGTGTTGAAAATAAAGAAACAAAGGATGCTATAATGTCTGACAATAGCATAAAGAAAACATTTAATATGATGGAAAAGTGTAATATCATTGTGGTGGGCATTGGAGAGCTTACTAAAGACAGTACTTTATATACCCAAAAATATTTTAATGAGAAATATATTAGCCATTTAGTTGAATTAGGCTGTGTAGGTGATATTGGATTTGGGTGGTATGACAAAAATGGAAATGTTGTAAAACATGATTACTTAGATAGGACTATAGGATATGATATTTTTGAAAACAAAAATGACGCTCTTGTAGTGGCAGTAGCAGGTGAAGAGAAAAAGTATGAAGCTATTTTAGGAGCACTAAGAGGAAATTTTATAGATGTATTAATTACTGATAGAAATATGGCACAAAAATTAGTTGAAACTTAA